One part of the Phoenix dactylifera cultivar Barhee BC4 chromosome 4, palm_55x_up_171113_PBpolish2nd_filt_p, whole genome shotgun sequence genome encodes these proteins:
- the LOC103697448 gene encoding uncharacterized protein LOC103697448, which yields MDFQTFDTTSLIPSQVNQLLSNLNMLRGLEGPTKERMPRSAIDDSASPPPSTSPPSEPRSAIDDSASPPPSTSPPSEVTICPEGDDLEMWSSSILRWDLLLISPSSHVSTSSMSQNLSASLLLIVRRMSSGSRMDKGR from the exons ATGGACTTCCAGACCTTTGATACCACATCATTGATTCCGTCACAAGTCAACCAACTTCTATCAAACCTGAATATGCTCCGAGGCTTAGAAGGGCCAACAAAGGAAAGAATG CCCCGATCGGCGATCGACGATTCCGCTTCTCCGCCG CCGTCGACCTCGCCGCCGTCTGAG CCCCGATCGGCGATCGACGATTCCgcttctccgccgccgtcgacctcgccgccgtctgag gtaacaatatgccccgagggagacgatttagagatgtggagttccagcattctcaggtgggatctacttctgatcagTCCCAGCAGTCATGTGAGCACCAGCAGCATGAGTCAGAATCTCAgcgcgagcctcctgctgattgtccggaggatgagctccggatccagg atggacaagggacggtga
- the LOC120110374 gene encoding ABC transporter G family member 9-like produces the protein MLAMMGPSGSGKTTLLTALAGRLARPGRRLSGSITYNGRPFSNQLRRSMGFVSQDDILYPHLTVSETLLYTALLRLPRTLSRTEKAAQAEQVMVELGLLGCCNSMIGGALVRGISGGERKRVSVGQELLINPSLLFLDEPTSGLDSTIAGRIVTTIADLARGGRTVVMTIHQPSSRIFYMFHKILLLSDGHTLYFGKGSDAMNYFASIGYAPAVAMNPADFLLDLANGLAPDETLESREALKETLSSAYSHRLHNQIVEELREVGGEFKESELHKTRNEWSTTWWEQFSVLLQRGMKERKHQAFSGFQVAQIIIAAFLGGFMWYGSRGHVQDQMGLLYFILGFWSFYPVFEALFTFPQERTMLTKERVSGMYRLSSYFTARMVGDLPMELILPIVFLTITYWLGGLKRSLWSFLITLSVMLLQVLIAQGLGFALGALVMDLKASTTLASVILLSFMLAGGYYVQHVPPFIAWIKYISYIYYTFKIQISAQYSPGDTYECSGGQRCPVESVPAIAVVGFSHQSLAIAALFIMFIFFRVVAYVALMRVGRIKSSNSSCIH, from the exons ATGCTGGCGATGATGGGACCCTCGGGGAGCGGGAAGACCACCTTGCTTACAGCCCTGGCTGGTCGCCTTGCCCGCCCCGGCCGCCGCCTCTCCGGTAGCATCACCTACAACGGTCGGCCCTTCTCCAACCAGCTCCGGCGCAGTATGGGCTTCGTCTCCCAGGACGACATCCTCTACCCCCACCTCACCGTCTCCGAGACCCTCCTCTACAccgccctcctccgcctcccgcgCACCCTCTCCCGCACCGAGAAGGCGGCCCAGGCCGAGCAGGTCATGGTCGAGCTcggcctcctcggctgctgcaaCAGCATGATCGGCGGGGCCCTCGTGCGCGGGATCTCCGGTGGGGAGCGCAAGCGGGTCAGCGTCGGCCAGGAGCTGCTTATCAACCCCAGCCTGTTGTTCCTCGACGAGCCTACCTCTGGCCTCGACTCCACCATCGCCGGCCGGATCGTGACCACCATCGCCGACCTCGCCCGGGGGGGCAGGACCGTGGTGATGACCATCCACCAGCCCTCCAgccggatcttctacatgttccaCAAGATCCTGCTGCTCTCCGACGGCCACACCCTTTACTTCGGCAAGGGCTCCGACGCCATGAACTATTTCGCCAGCATCGGCTACGCCCCCGCCGTGGCCATGAATCCCGCCGACTTCCTTCTCGACCTCGCCAACG GTTTGGCTCCCGATGAAACACTGGAGAGCCGAGAAGCTCTTAAGGAGACTTTGTCCTCTGCCTACTCTCACCGCTTGCATAATCAGATAGTTGAGGAGCTCCGAGAAGTAGGAGGAGAATTTAAAGAATCTGAGCTCCATAAAACTAGAAACGAGTGGTCTACAACCTGGTGGGAACAATTCTCAGTGTTGCTCCAGAGAGGCATGAAAGAAAGGAAGCACCAGGCCTTCTCTGGATTCCAGGTGGCACAGATTATTATAGCAGCTTTTCTTGGAGGGTTTATGTGGTATGgatccagaggacatgttcaaGACCAG ATGGGCCTCCTTTACTTTATCCTGGGATTCTGGAGTTTCTACCCCGTCTTCGAAGCCTTATTCACTTTCCCACAGGAACGCACGATGCTGACTAAAGAGAGAGTTTCGGGAATGTACAGGCTCTCCTCCTACTTCACGGCTAGGATGGTCGGTGATCTGCCCATGGAGCTTATCCTCCCCATTGTGTTCCTCACCATCACGTACTGGTTGGGAGGTCTGAAGCGTAGCTTGTGGAGCTTCCTCATTACCCTGTCTGTCATGCTCCTGCAGGTTCTTATCGCCCAAGGCCTCGGGTTTGCGCTCGGGGCCTTGGTCATGGACCTCAAGGCTTCTACCACGCTTGCGTCCGTGATCTTGCTTTCCTTCATGCTCGCTGGGGGGTACTACGTCCAACATGTGCCCCCCTTCATTGCTTGGATCAAGTACATCTCCTACATCTACTACACCTTCAAGATCCAGATATCCGCTCAGTACTCGCCCGGCGACACCTACGAGTGCTCCGGTGGCCAGAGATGTCCTGTTGAAAGTGTTCCTGCAATCGCTGTAGTTGGCTTTAGCCATCAGAGTCTAGCAATTGCGGCCTTGTTCATAATGTTCATCTTTTTTAGGGTGGTGGCTTATGTTGCCTTGATGAGGGTCGGAAGGATCAAGTCGAGCAATAGTTCTTGCATACATTAA